A genomic window from Desulfovibrio legallii includes:
- the queC gene encoding 7-cyano-7-deazaguanine synthase QueC — MTAMHNASLVPPSPSSGPAANPQPAALPGALADQQALVIFSGGQDSATCLAWALSRFGRVLTLGFDYGQRHAVELSCRQALREGLAALNPQWAARLGSDTLLRLDIFRDLANTALTSDAPIEEHGPGGLPNTFVPGRNLIFILHAAAWAYARQIRHLVLGVCQSDYSGYPDCRDDSVKAMQVAVNTGMDANYVLHTPLMWRSKKDAWELAEQLGGEHLVDMIVERSHTCYLGERGERHPWGYGCGNCPACRLRAAGYAAYVRAKAEAGAAAHD, encoded by the coding sequence ATGACTGCTATGCACAACGCTTCCCTCGTCCCGCCGTCCCCGTCCTCCGGCCCCGCCGCAAACCCGCAGCCGGCCGCGCTGCCCGGTGCGCTTGCCGACCAGCAGGCCCTGGTAATTTTTTCCGGCGGGCAGGATTCCGCCACCTGCCTCGCCTGGGCGCTCAGCCGCTTTGGCAGGGTGCTGACCTTGGGCTTTGACTACGGCCAGCGCCACGCCGTGGAGCTTTCCTGCCGCCAAGCCCTGCGGGAGGGCCTGGCCGCCCTGAACCCGCAGTGGGCCGCCCGCCTTGGCTCGGATACCCTGCTCCGCCTGGATATTTTTCGCGATCTGGCCAACACGGCCCTCACCTCGGACGCCCCCATTGAGGAGCACGGCCCCGGCGGCCTGCCCAATACCTTTGTGCCGGGGCGCAACCTCATCTTTATCCTCCACGCGGCGGCCTGGGCCTATGCCCGGCAGATCCGCCACCTGGTGCTGGGCGTTTGCCAGAGCGACTATTCCGGCTATCCCGATTGCCGGGACGACAGCGTGAAGGCCATGCAGGTGGCCGTCAATACGGGCATGGACGCAAACTATGTGCTGCACACGCCCCTCATGTGGCGCAGCAAAAAAGACGCCTGGGAGCTGGCCGAACAGCTGGGCGGCGAACACCTGGTGGATATGATTGTGGAGCGCAGCCACACCTGCTACCTGGGTGAACGCGGGGAGCGCCACCCCTGGGGCTACGGCTGCGGCAACTGCCCGGCCTGCCGCCTGCGCGCCGCGGGCTATGCCGCCTATGTGCGGGCCAAAGCCGAGGCCGGAGCGGCCGCCCATGACTAA
- a CDS encoding serine/threonine protein kinase — protein MTKKRLSAAQGTEAACILFELNTRTTGILHMAREALLPEEYLREPGAALLCAEWRAFAHAVVTAGLMQHAPNSVLLAYLRETGNLLTLAAPQGDLRLEDFVDGPFARYMPLLAQGEQARCPELFCTSLAAALAAARGTAPALDARVQARLAAFMALVISAVWDKLEEYEILPD, from the coding sequence ATGACTAAAAAACGTCTGAGCGCCGCTCAGGGCACGGAAGCGGCCTGCATCCTCTTTGAGCTCAATACCCGCACGACGGGCATCCTGCACATGGCCCGTGAGGCCCTGCTGCCCGAGGAATATCTGCGGGAACCGGGGGCCGCCCTGCTCTGCGCCGAATGGCGGGCCTTTGCCCACGCTGTGGTGACGGCCGGGCTTATGCAGCACGCCCCCAACAGCGTGCTGCTGGCCTATCTGCGCGAAACCGGCAACCTGCTGACCCTGGCCGCGCCCCAGGGCGACCTGCGGCTGGAAGATTTTGTGGATGGCCCTTTTGCCCGCTACATGCCCCTCCTGGCCCAGGGGGAACAGGCCCGCTGCCCGGAACTGTTCTGCACCAGCCTGGCCGCGGCCCTGGCCGCCGCGCGGGGCACGGCCCCGGCGCTGGACGCCCGGGTTCAGGCCCGGCTGGCCGCCTTCATGGCCTTGGTCATCAGCGCGGTGTGGGACAAGCTGGAAGAGTACGAAATCCTGCCGGACTGA
- a CDS encoding DUF4125 family protein, giving the protein MRMEKDPTAYGEWSGALSAALAPLRQGRAAESAALLRGLLERLAPDECARGRVLEALGRALFAQGEPQAAEAALRESVDLLRRSRGAASPEALAALQNLAHLLLERGDLAQSQALGQEAAELCAAAEGPQSPRLATALLHLSAAYYRQRDFAGAERCLTRARDIFSAQRPAPPELGTCLNNLARLREEQGNAREGIALHRQALALRQRLLGEDHEDTVFSQGNLGVALASDGQWAEAAAALDRALEGYARLGKGAGPEASGYRRNLEVCRRAMGEEAAPGKAACAGGSAGDRPAEARERLLREIVERELEMFLATPNEGGPAVCQQRPEGFRIMRRMTLGVLREATLAAYADDLRRAAAAGRNLMVEKYARMDDRLPPVREDPRMDALVAAESAFMDAAAKAYPHVIRRDAGGGFARYLRCELETLSPGTLAAYGEDVAQARREGRNLAVERYRVLARLLGKPGLEALEAAAAGGAAATLLRDAAPE; this is encoded by the coding sequence ATGCGCATGGAAAAAGACCCGACGGCCTATGGGGAGTGGTCCGGGGCCCTGAGCGCGGCCCTTGCGCCTTTGCGGCAAGGCCGGGCGGCGGAAAGCGCGGCGCTTTTGCGCGGCCTGCTGGAGCGCCTTGCGCCCGACGAATGCGCCCGCGGGCGGGTGCTGGAGGCCCTGGGGCGCGCGCTGTTTGCCCAGGGCGAACCGCAGGCTGCGGAGGCCGCCCTGCGGGAGAGCGTGGATCTTTTGCGCCGCAGCCGGGGCGCGGCTTCGCCAGAGGCCCTGGCCGCGCTGCAGAATCTGGCCCACCTGCTTCTGGAGCGGGGCGACCTGGCCCAGAGCCAGGCCCTGGGCCAGGAGGCCGCAGAGCTCTGCGCCGCCGCGGAGGGGCCGCAATCCCCCCGGCTGGCCACGGCCTTGCTGCACCTTTCTGCGGCGTACTACCGACAGCGGGACTTTGCCGGGGCCGAACGCTGCCTTACGCGCGCGCGGGATATTTTTAGCGCCCAAAGGCCCGCGCCGCCGGAGCTGGGCACCTGCCTGAACAACCTGGCCCGCCTGCGTGAGGAGCAGGGCAACGCGCGGGAGGGCATTGCCCTGCACCGCCAGGCCCTGGCCCTGCGGCAGCGTCTGCTGGGCGAAGACCATGAGGATACGGTTTTTTCTCAAGGCAATCTGGGCGTGGCCCTGGCGAGCGACGGGCAGTGGGCGGAAGCCGCCGCCGCGCTGGATCGGGCGCTGGAGGGCTACGCCCGGCTGGGCAAGGGCGCTGGGCCGGAGGCCAGCGGCTATCGACGCAATCTGGAGGTCTGCCGCCGGGCCATGGGCGAAGAAGCCGCGCCAGGGAAAGCAGCCTGCGCCGGAGGAAGCGCCGGAGACCGCCCTGCGGAGGCGCGGGAGCGCCTGCTGCGAGAGATTGTGGAGCGGGAGCTGGAGATGTTCCTGGCCACGCCCAACGAAGGGGGCCCGGCCGTCTGCCAGCAGCGGCCCGAGGGTTTCCGGATCATGCGGCGCATGACCCTGGGCGTGCTGCGCGAAGCCACGCTGGCCGCCTATGCCGACGACCTGCGGCGTGCGGCGGCCGCGGGCCGCAACCTGATGGTGGAAAAATACGCCCGCATGGACGACCGCCTGCCGCCGGTGCGGGAGGATCCGCGCATGGACGCCCTTGTTGCGGCCGAGAGCGCTTTTATGGATGCCGCCGCAAAGGCGTATCCGCATGTGATCCGGCGGGACGCGGGGGGCGGCTTTGCGCGCTACCTGCGCTGCGAGCTGGAGACGCTTTCTCCGGGCACGCTGGCCGCTTATGGAGAGGATGTGGCCCAGGCCCGGCGTGAAGGCCGCAATCTGGCTGTGGAGCGCTACCGCGTGCTGGCGCGTCTTTTGGGCAAGCCGGGCCTTGAAGCGCTGGAAGCCGCAGCCGCAGGGGGTGCGGCGGCAACCTTGCTGCGCGATGCAGCGCCGGAGTGA
- a CDS encoding DUF4037 domain-containing protein gives MSAPLPTAPPADAAESGLALARAFYDACRPSLLADIPDIMARAAVGLVGEGSECFGCDDALSRDHDFGPSFCLWLPQAELATALPRLETALARLPKHFGGYASRLVPQRRQGRVGPLALEPFYAFFTGLMEPPAENRQWLAIPECQLAACTNGEVFADPAGLFSRRRAALLAYYPEDVRLKKLTARCMIMAQAGQYNLPRCLRRGDGAAALLALARFVEAALSLVYLCNRRYMPFYKWAARLATPLPVLGAAVTGMLGRLRLLSLDGSDPAAILDPVEAFCAQTAELLRREGLSDAQGDWLWAHGPRILRQVADADLRRMDLLQA, from the coding sequence GTGAGCGCGCCCCTCCCGACTGCCCCCCCGGCAGACGCGGCGGAAAGCGGCCTGGCCCTGGCCCGCGCTTTCTACGATGCCTGTCGCCCTTCACTGCTGGCGGACATCCCCGACATCATGGCCCGCGCCGCCGTGGGGCTGGTGGGGGAAGGCTCAGAGTGTTTCGGCTGCGACGACGCCCTCTCCCGCGACCACGACTTCGGCCCTAGTTTCTGCCTTTGGCTGCCGCAGGCGGAACTGGCGACGGCCCTGCCGCGCCTGGAAACGGCCTTGGCGCGGTTGCCGAAACATTTTGGCGGCTATGCCAGCCGCCTTGTCCCGCAACGGCGGCAAGGCAGGGTAGGGCCTCTGGCGCTGGAGCCCTTTTACGCCTTTTTTACGGGGCTCATGGAGCCCCCCGCAGAGAACAGGCAGTGGTTGGCCATTCCGGAATGCCAGCTGGCCGCCTGCACCAACGGCGAGGTCTTTGCGGACCCGGCCGGGCTGTTCAGCCGTCGGCGCGCGGCCCTGCTGGCCTATTATCCGGAAGACGTGCGGCTGAAAAAGCTGACGGCCCGCTGCATGATCATGGCCCAGGCCGGGCAGTACAACCTGCCCCGTTGTCTGCGGCGGGGCGACGGCGCGGCGGCCCTACTGGCCCTGGCCAGGTTTGTTGAGGCCGCGCTTTCCCTGGTTTACCTCTGCAACCGTCGCTACATGCCCTTCTACAAATGGGCGGCCCGGTTGGCGACCCCTTTGCCCGTGCTGGGCGCGGCCGTGACCGGGATGCTGGGGCGGCTGCGCCTCCTGTCCCTGGACGGATCGGATCCGGCGGCCATCCTTGACCCAGTGGAAGCCTTCTGCGCTCAGACGGCTGAGCTGCTGCGGCGCGAGGGGCTGAGCGACGCGCAAGGCGACTGGCTGTGGGCGCACGGGCCGCGCATTTTGCGGCAGGTGGCCGATGCGGATCTGCGGCGTATGGATCTTTTACAGGCCTGA
- a CDS encoding MerR family transcriptional regulator: protein MTTSTQGYTISQMSSISKISKKALRFYDDLGLIASKRHGGNNYRYYTEDDLLAVPPLKYYKQMGFHLAEIRAAFEVGGNTSLSALRKLFLKKVQALHQEERLLHLRRTSVHDWLELLHEAEMVLENDIQSVSVKYLQPERVLFHDQTYREDIKASIINIDFTNYVESINNNITGPVMILFSSLEQRRQRQEQAVTILQRTVFPCDDALTTVWGGFLALSCYHIGTHDNISETHGKIARWANANNYVLDAGCCERYVTDYWTTNNSGLFVTEVLVRAARRGAARRAAENGQ from the coding sequence ATGACCACCAGCACTCAAGGCTACACCATCAGCCAGATGAGCTCCATTTCCAAGATCTCCAAAAAAGCTCTGCGCTTTTATGACGATCTTGGTCTTATCGCCTCCAAACGCCACGGGGGCAACAACTACCGTTATTATACGGAAGACGACCTGCTGGCCGTGCCGCCGCTCAAATACTACAAGCAGATGGGCTTTCACCTGGCGGAAATCCGCGCCGCCTTTGAGGTGGGCGGCAATACCAGCCTGAGCGCGCTGCGCAAACTTTTTCTGAAAAAGGTCCAGGCCCTGCACCAGGAGGAACGGCTTCTGCACCTGCGCCGCACCTCGGTGCACGACTGGCTGGAGCTGCTCCACGAGGCTGAAATGGTGCTGGAAAACGACATTCAGAGCGTGTCTGTCAAGTATCTGCAGCCGGAGCGCGTGCTCTTCCACGACCAGACCTACAGGGAAGACATCAAGGCTTCCATTATCAACATAGATTTTACAAACTATGTGGAATCCATAAACAACAACATCACCGGCCCGGTCATGATTCTATTCTCTTCGCTGGAGCAGCGCAGACAGCGCCAGGAGCAGGCGGTAACAATTCTGCAGCGCACGGTTTTTCCTTGCGACGACGCATTGACCACCGTTTGGGGAGGATTTCTTGCGCTCAGCTGCTACCATATCGGCACGCACGACAATATCAGCGAAACCCACGGCAAGATCGCCCGCTGGGCCAACGCCAACAATTATGTGCTCGATGCCGGCTGCTGCGAGCGCTACGTCACAGACTACTGGACCACCAACAACAGTGGCCTGTTTGTGACGGAAGTGCTGGTGCGGGCCGCCCGGCGCGGCGCGGCGCGGCGCGCGGCGGAGAACGGCCAGTGA